A single Bacteroidales bacterium DNA region contains:
- a CDS encoding DUF2817 domain-containing protein, with the protein MKPTNPIRAIAYLLCFTFSVTLFSQDLIPPALKDGFNQVTSCDELSSFIHLLDDHSDLLNVEVIGQSVKGRNLYALMYSSSRFGKDQSKIRVLIFAQQHGNEQSGKEGALLLAAELLKPENRYLFDRMDLALIPQVNPDGSELNQRRNGNNMDLNRNHLIVTEPETRALHALFDRYLFEVTLDVHEYYPYGGEWEKYGYRKNFDITVGAVTNPNISERIRGFSNDDYLPYIFHYLNERNFSSFVYCPGGPPEIAYIRHSTFDINDGRQWPGIQNTFSFIQEGMNGEDSNLANLHHRAEGQMAGMRGMLEFAYVHSDKIKDLVASERGKLLKGTAGQLVSIQSEHVSDGRQLVISLYSYHSKTDTTVTVVDYRPVVRSIHDVSRPYGYLIPKGSDELVGWARRQSLKIVSLKAKGSFLTEQYFITAIDSIDFEGDIIINPQVSGMETSGVTTPGNYYFIPANQLKGNLIVLALEPRSMLGLATYEKYAHLMQSGKNYPVLRVIKK; encoded by the coding sequence TTGAAACCAACAAATCCAATCAGAGCCATTGCATACCTTCTGTGCTTCACCTTTTCCGTGACCCTGTTTTCCCAGGATCTGATCCCTCCTGCCTTAAAGGACGGTTTCAATCAGGTGACTTCCTGCGATGAGCTCTCATCCTTCATTCATCTGCTCGATGATCATTCGGATTTACTGAACGTGGAGGTCATCGGGCAATCCGTGAAAGGAAGGAACCTTTATGCACTGATGTATTCCTCCTCCCGGTTCGGTAAGGACCAATCAAAGATCAGGGTGCTGATCTTTGCCCAGCAACACGGCAACGAGCAATCCGGCAAGGAGGGGGCGTTGCTGCTGGCAGCGGAACTGCTCAAACCGGAGAACAGATACCTCTTCGACAGGATGGATCTTGCACTGATCCCACAGGTCAATCCTGACGGATCCGAACTCAACCAGCGTCGCAACGGGAACAATATGGATCTGAACCGCAACCACCTGATCGTTACTGAGCCGGAAACAAGGGCCCTGCACGCTCTTTTCGACAGGTACCTGTTTGAGGTGACCCTGGATGTTCACGAATATTACCCATACGGAGGGGAATGGGAAAAATACGGATACAGAAAGAATTTCGACATCACGGTCGGCGCGGTCACTAACCCGAACATCTCTGAACGAATCAGGGGATTTTCGAACGATGATTACCTTCCCTATATCTTTCATTACCTGAATGAAAGGAATTTCTCCTCCTTCGTCTATTGCCCGGGTGGCCCACCGGAAATTGCCTATATCCGGCACAGTACATTCGATATCAACGACGGACGTCAATGGCCCGGCATCCAGAACACTTTTTCCTTCATCCAGGAGGGAATGAATGGCGAAGACAGCAACCTGGCAAACCTCCACCACAGGGCAGAAGGACAGATGGCTGGCATGCGCGGAATGCTTGAATTCGCTTATGTGCATTCTGATAAAATCAAAGATCTCGTTGCTTCTGAAAGGGGAAAACTGCTGAAGGGGACTGCCGGACAGCTCGTATCCATCCAATCGGAACATGTCAGCGACGGAAGGCAGCTTGTCATCTCACTTTATTCCTACCACTCGAAAACGGATACGACGGTTACCGTTGTGGACTATCGCCCCGTCGTCAGATCAATCCATGATGTTTCAAGGCCTTACGGATACCTGATCCCGAAAGGATCAGACGAACTTGTCGGCTGGGCCAGGCGCCAGTCGCTTAAAATAGTTTCGCTCAAAGCAAAGGGGAGTTTTCTGACCGAACAGTATTTTATTACAGCGATCGACTCGATCGATTTTGAAGGGGATATCATCATCAATCCCCAGGTTTCAGGGATGGAAACCAGCGGGGTAACAACACCCGGGAACTATTATTTCATTCCCGCCAACCAGCTGAAAGGCAACCTGATCGTCCTGGCGCTGGAACCCAGATCCATGCTGGGGCTGGCGACGTACGAGAAGTATGCACATCTTATGCAATCCGGAAAGAATTACCCTGTACTGCGGGTAATAAAGAAATAA
- the iadA gene encoding beta-aspartyl-peptidase — translation MFTLFKNAQVYSTAYLGIKDLLTGGRSILALSDHLEMPPGHQVRVVDCTGCWLVPGLIDSHVHITGGGGEGGPASRMPELQVEMMLDAGVTTVIGCLGTDGVTRTVESVLMKVKTLREQGVSAWMYTGAYQVPPPTITGDVMRDIILFEEIIGVGELAISDHRSSVPSIGELARIAAQARVAGMIGGKAGIVNLHMGDARDPFRPVHEVIKQSQLGYKQFVPTHCNRNHYIFEDAKVYGKKGYVDITTSSYPYYPDEEIKPSTALKLLLESGVPLGHITFTSDACGSLPGFDPETGKLVKLEMGLPSSNLREVRDAVQMEKIPLEQALQPVTSNPADILKLPRKGFIRQGYDADLLLLNQEFEIVKLMANGKMLVG, via the coding sequence ATGTTCACATTGTTCAAAAATGCACAGGTTTACAGTACTGCATATCTTGGTATAAAAGACCTCCTTACTGGCGGCAGATCAATTCTGGCCTTGTCGGATCATCTTGAAATGCCTCCCGGCCATCAGGTACGAGTGGTTGATTGCACCGGATGCTGGCTTGTACCAGGTTTGATCGATTCCCATGTCCATATAACAGGAGGAGGAGGGGAAGGTGGACCTGCCAGCCGGATGCCGGAGCTGCAAGTGGAAATGATGCTGGATGCCGGGGTGACCACCGTGATCGGGTGCCTGGGAACGGACGGGGTCACACGGACCGTGGAAAGTGTGTTGATGAAGGTGAAAACGCTGAGGGAGCAAGGCGTGTCGGCCTGGATGTACACCGGAGCCTACCAGGTGCCTCCGCCCACCATCACCGGGGATGTCATGCGGGATATCATCCTTTTCGAGGAGATCATCGGTGTCGGGGAACTGGCGATCTCCGATCACCGGTCATCGGTCCCTTCAATAGGAGAACTTGCCCGAATTGCTGCGCAGGCCCGGGTGGCTGGAATGATTGGAGGGAAAGCCGGCATTGTGAACCTGCACATGGGCGATGCAAGGGATCCTTTCCGGCCCGTTCACGAGGTGATAAAACAGAGTCAGCTGGGATATAAACAGTTCGTCCCTACACACTGCAACCGTAATCACTATATTTTCGAGGATGCGAAAGTCTACGGCAAAAAGGGTTATGTCGACATAACCACCAGTTCGTACCCGTATTATCCGGATGAGGAAATCAAACCGTCAACCGCATTGAAGCTTCTTTTGGAAAGCGGGGTGCCATTGGGCCATATCACCTTTACCTCGGATGCCTGCGGCTCCCTGCCGGGATTCGATCCCGAGACCGGAAAGCTGGTCAAACTGGAGATGGGACTGCCTTCGTCCAACCTGCGTGAGGTAAGGGATGCAGTGCAGATGGAAAAGATCCCGCTGGAACAGGCTCTGCAGCCTGTCACCTCGAACCCGGCCGACATCCTGAAACTGCCGCGAAAAGGATTCATCCGGCAAGGGTATGATGCGGATCTGCTGTTGTTGAATCAGGAATTTGAGATCGTTAAGCTGATGGCCAACGGAAAAATGCTGGTCGGCTGA
- the menC gene encoding o-succinylbenzoate synthase, whose product MRIERIELRHVKLVLVSPFVTSMGTEYDEEHIIVRVDAEGITGWGESVAEGTPFYSYETVDTAWHILKDFLIPSVLGKDIVQVGDAINAYAKVRGHMMAKAGLEAALWDALAKAANKSLSQMLGGTRKKIDVGVSIGIQPSVAGLIGKVEEYLREGYKRIKIKIAPGFDLQFVEALRKEFPDLMLQVDANSAYTLEDTTLFKKMDGYHLLLIEQPLGYDDIYDHSKLQRELETPICLDESIHSLDDTRAAIELDSCRVINIKPGRVGGFTESILIHDYCASRGIPVWHGGMLESGIGRAGNVALASLPNFTLPGDISASSRYYKEDIVEPAFFVNSDGTMDVPVHPGIGVEVKMKSLDSVTVRMGAWKKS is encoded by the coding sequence ATGCGTATTGAAAGAATAGAGCTGCGCCATGTCAAACTGGTTCTTGTAAGTCCGTTCGTGACCTCCATGGGAACCGAGTACGATGAAGAACATATCATTGTCAGGGTTGATGCCGAAGGGATAACCGGATGGGGAGAGAGTGTCGCCGAGGGCACGCCATTCTACTCTTACGAAACGGTGGATACTGCGTGGCACATCCTGAAAGATTTTCTGATCCCGTCAGTGCTGGGTAAAGACATTGTCCAGGTGGGTGACGCCATCAACGCATATGCGAAAGTCCGCGGGCACATGATGGCAAAAGCAGGGTTGGAAGCTGCCCTGTGGGATGCGCTGGCCAAAGCTGCCAACAAATCCCTGTCACAGATGCTGGGAGGAACCCGGAAAAAGATTGACGTGGGCGTGAGCATTGGGATCCAGCCTTCGGTTGCGGGCCTCATCGGGAAAGTGGAGGAATATCTTCGCGAGGGATACAAGCGGATCAAGATCAAGATTGCCCCGGGTTTCGACCTGCAATTTGTGGAAGCACTGAGGAAAGAGTTTCCGGATCTGATGCTGCAGGTGGATGCCAATTCGGCCTATACGCTTGAGGATACCACCCTGTTCAAAAAAATGGACGGCTACCATCTTCTGCTGATCGAGCAACCGCTGGGTTACGATGACATCTATGACCACTCAAAGCTCCAGCGCGAGTTGGAGACACCCATCTGTCTCGATGAAAGTATTCATTCACTGGATGATACCAGGGCAGCCATTGAACTCGACAGTTGCAGGGTGATCAATATCAAACCAGGTCGTGTGGGTGGTTTCACGGAGTCGATCCTCATTCATGACTACTGTGCTTCCAGGGGTATCCCCGTATGGCACGGCGGCATGCTGGAATCAGGCATTGGCAGGGCAGGAAATGTTGCACTGGCCTCTCTCCCAAATTTCACACTGCCCGGAGATATCTCCGCCAGCAGCCGGTATTACAAGGAGGATATCGTGGAGCCCGCCTTTTTCGTGAACAGCGACGGAACCATGGATGTGCCTGTTCATCCGGGCATCGGAGTTGAAGTAAAGATGAAAAGCCTCGACAGCGTTACGGTCAGAATGGGGGCCTGGAAAAAAAGCTGA
- a CDS encoding RagB/SusD family nutrient uptake outer membrane protein — protein sequence MKKITYFLIAGALVLGSCNDLLDIEPTDAISDTEAIKDKTGVNRAVTGAYNALQQTGSYGRYLVIVEDLAADNLKWSGTTQSYGQIDNNQIPADNTLVDGIWSSAYDCINRVNNVIYRIPDIGDLTPAERDTYEGEALFLRALCHFNLVSLFGGVPLKTLPTLDLATINQARNPVDEVYAQIIDDLLQAELKLPSSSTPGRASSFSAAALLARVYLTQLHLKNDPALAQLAVAKAEKVINEGGYALAPAFGDLFTGNATESIFEVIFDAQNRNVLAQYFYPRSLLGRYEVSPQTEFLNSWEADDTLRFNATIAYDPDHLPYGYKYRDVTAGTDRVYVLRLAEMYLIRAEALAFSNGNIQTIQNDINVIRARAGLPPTVAEDHNALKLAIQYERRHELAFECLRWSDLVRTKTATVILGIDEKFTLFPIPLSEMQTNTDMNQNPGY from the coding sequence ATGAAAAAAATAACATATTTTCTGATCGCCGGGGCACTGGTTCTTGGCTCGTGCAATGATCTTCTGGATATCGAGCCAACGGATGCCATTTCGGATACCGAGGCCATAAAAGACAAAACCGGTGTCAATCGCGCCGTTACCGGTGCCTATAACGCCCTCCAGCAAACGGGAAGTTATGGCCGTTACCTGGTCATTGTGGAGGACCTTGCGGCTGATAACCTGAAATGGAGCGGTACCACACAGAGTTACGGGCAGATCGACAACAACCAGATCCCCGCTGACAACACCCTTGTCGACGGGATCTGGTCATCGGCTTATGACTGCATCAACCGCGTCAACAACGTGATCTACCGCATCCCCGATATCGGTGACCTCACTCCGGCGGAGCGCGATACGTATGAAGGCGAGGCCCTGTTTCTGAGGGCATTGTGCCATTTCAACCTGGTCAGCCTGTTCGGCGGTGTACCGCTGAAAACCCTGCCGACGCTGGACCTTGCAACGATCAACCAGGCCCGCAATCCGGTGGATGAAGTGTATGCACAGATCATCGATGATCTGCTGCAGGCTGAACTCAAACTGCCTTCCTCCAGCACACCGGGAAGAGCCAGTTCGTTCAGTGCGGCAGCCTTGCTGGCCAGAGTCTACCTCACCCAGCTTCACCTGAAGAATGATCCTGCACTCGCCCAGCTGGCTGTAGCAAAAGCAGAAAAAGTGATCAATGAAGGAGGGTACGCCCTTGCACCGGCCTTTGGCGATCTGTTCACCGGCAATGCGACTGAATCCATTTTCGAGGTGATCTTTGATGCACAGAACAGGAACGTTCTGGCACAATATTTTTACCCGCGCAGCCTCCTGGGCCGATATGAGGTATCTCCCCAGACTGAATTCCTCAATAGCTGGGAAGCCGACGACACCCTGAGATTCAATGCCACGATCGCTTACGATCCTGACCATCTGCCCTACGGGTATAAATACAGGGATGTTACGGCCGGCACCGACCGGGTGTATGTACTTCGCCTCGCTGAAATGTACCTGATCAGGGCAGAAGCCCTGGCCTTTAGCAACGGTAACATCCAGACCATACAGAACGATATCAATGTCATCCGGGCCCGGGCAGGACTCCCTCCCACTGTGGCAGAAGATCACAACGCACTTAAACTGGCCATCCAATATGAGCGCCGTCACGAATTAGCTTTCGAATGCCTGCGCTGGAGCGACCTGGTGCGGACAAAAACGGCGACGGTCATCCTTGGAATCGACGAAAAATTTACGCTGTTTCCCATTCCGCTGAGTGAAATGCAGACGAATACCGATATGAACCAAAATCCCGGCTATTGA
- a CDS encoding TonB-dependent receptor yields MKKQYVLFLLFTLLLKTLSAQDIPVSGKVTSASDGKPIPGVNVVVKGSSKGTISDINGNYSMQAPADGVLIFSFIGMQTLEIPVDGKRQINVTLSDAEISLGEVVVVGYSTSSKKLISSSIDLVNEQEIDNIPLKTIDGVLQGQVAGLTVNLSSGTPGAQSSIKLRGGSSINASNQPLMVIDGIPVITGEYAQISYLGQETNAMTDINPNDIESVTVLKDASAAAIYGARASNGVILITTKKGNRDRTDVNLNFYYGWQTIPEERLIPMMNAAEWNEYKGTDVQGIDTDWMSEILQAGPASNTELSVSSGNDKLRMFISGNQYSQVGAVKGTDYKRYNGRLNVDYKIVPNLMIGGGASVSYSDNSRVEGDQTLYGPLPNAMSIPAIFPVYDAEGNYDESGPYANPVAIANETVNKAYTNRTNGNVYLEYKFLNGFMFTSKFGADLLNLREHEYDPITVRQGAKYNGLGIEATSYVSNLVSNNVLQYIKSKNDIHNFDALVGYSFEKYNYRDTYIEAIDFPNEQFQYIESAGTIRAASSSALNRFLNSYFGQFRYNYKYKYIFSLSARADGSSKFGKNNHYGYFPAASFAWRMSEEPFIKGVSFINELKLRASYGITGNDGISDFASLGLYGGGYNYGGNSGTAPVQLPNPDLKWETTSQTGIGLDISVAESRVNLTADLYYNHTSDLLLARPIPASSGYYSISSNIGTMENKGVELLLNTVNIDREFTWNSSLNFSLNRNKVLSLYEDQPIDDLGRGGNRVEVGEPIGIFYGYNCLGVDPTTGNLVYEDISGDGMLTADDRTKTGDPNPDFIMGFTNVFRYRSLELSVFLHWVQGREIFNGTFIYLESGTGEDNQTKRMIDRWKKPGDITDFPRVGDTYLSSRFIEDGSYLRIKNVTLSYTFNPDRIRKVGMKSARVYATVQNLFTFTNYLGMDPEVDYYGGSSSIIQGTDFFTYPQCRQVLFGFNIGF; encoded by the coding sequence ATGAAAAAACAGTACGTTTTATTCCTTTTGTTCACCTTGTTACTTAAAACACTGAGTGCACAAGACATACCGGTGAGCGGTAAGGTGACATCGGCGTCCGACGGCAAACCGATACCCGGTGTCAATGTCGTGGTGAAAGGCAGTTCCAAAGGGACCATTTCCGACATCAACGGAAATTATTCCATGCAGGCTCCTGCTGACGGGGTGCTGATCTTTTCCTTTATCGGGATGCAGACACTGGAAATTCCTGTTGATGGAAAAAGGCAGATCAATGTCACTTTGAGTGATGCAGAGATCTCCCTGGGCGAAGTGGTGGTAGTTGGGTACAGCACTTCCAGTAAGAAGCTGATCTCCAGCTCGATTGATCTGGTTAATGAACAGGAGATCGACAACATACCCCTGAAGACGATCGACGGGGTGTTGCAGGGCCAGGTGGCAGGCCTGACGGTCAACCTGAGTTCAGGAACTCCGGGGGCCCAGTCATCGATCAAGCTCCGCGGCGGCAGTTCGATCAATGCCAGCAACCAGCCCCTGATGGTCATCGACGGCATACCGGTCATTACGGGGGAGTACGCACAGATCAGTTACCTGGGCCAGGAAACCAACGCCATGACCGACATCAATCCCAACGACATCGAGTCAGTCACCGTTCTGAAAGATGCTTCTGCCGCTGCGATCTACGGTGCACGGGCATCCAACGGTGTCATCCTGATCACCACAAAAAAAGGGAACAGGGACCGAACCGATGTGAACCTGAATTTCTATTACGGATGGCAGACCATTCCCGAGGAGCGGCTCATACCGATGATGAATGCTGCGGAGTGGAATGAATACAAGGGAACGGATGTACAGGGAATTGATACCGACTGGATGAGCGAGATCCTCCAGGCAGGGCCGGCTTCCAATACAGAGTTGTCGGTCAGCAGCGGTAACGATAAACTAAGGATGTTCATATCCGGCAACCAGTATTCCCAGGTCGGAGCTGTAAAGGGTACCGACTACAAGCGCTACAACGGACGCTTGAATGTTGATTACAAGATCGTTCCCAACCTGATGATCGGAGGGGGCGCCTCGGTATCCTATTCGGATAATTCGCGGGTTGAAGGTGATCAGACACTTTACGGTCCTCTGCCGAATGCCATGTCCATTCCTGCCATTTTCCCGGTGTACGACGCGGAAGGAAACTACGACGAATCAGGCCCCTATGCAAACCCGGTCGCCATTGCCAACGAAACGGTAAACAAAGCTTATACAAACCGTACCAATGGAAATGTATATCTGGAATATAAATTTCTGAATGGATTTATGTTTACGTCCAAATTCGGCGCCGATTTATTGAACCTTCGCGAGCACGAATACGATCCGATCACCGTCAGACAGGGCGCCAAGTACAACGGGCTGGGTATCGAAGCCACGAGCTATGTCAGCAACCTTGTTTCCAATAACGTGCTCCAGTATATTAAAAGCAAAAATGACATCCACAACTTTGACGCGCTGGTTGGCTACAGTTTTGAAAAATACAACTACCGAGACACCTATATTGAAGCGATCGATTTCCCGAATGAACAGTTCCAGTACATAGAGTCGGCTGGAACTATCCGTGCAGCCTCTTCTTCTGCGCTGAACCGCTTTTTAAACTCCTATTTCGGACAATTCCGGTATAATTACAAGTACAAATACATTTTCTCACTTTCCGCACGTGCCGATGGTTCTTCTAAATTCGGAAAAAACAACCACTACGGATATTTCCCTGCCGCATCCTTTGCCTGGCGAATGTCAGAGGAACCTTTCATCAAGGGCGTATCCTTTATCAACGAACTGAAGCTCAGGGCCAGCTATGGGATCACCGGCAACGATGGGATTTCTGATTTCGCTTCCCTGGGTCTTTACGGTGGAGGTTACAATTATGGAGGAAACTCAGGTACCGCGCCAGTTCAGCTTCCCAATCCTGATCTGAAATGGGAAACCACCTCCCAGACAGGCATTGGTCTTGATATTTCAGTTGCGGAGAGCAGGGTCAACCTGACTGCCGATCTCTATTACAACCATACCAGCGATTTGTTGCTGGCAAGGCCCATCCCGGCTTCATCCGGATACTATTCCATTTCATCCAACATCGGCACCATGGAAAACAAAGGGGTCGAACTCCTGTTGAATACGGTTAACATTGACAGGGAATTTACCTGGAACTCTTCACTTAATTTCTCACTGAACCGCAATAAGGTCCTGAGTCTGTACGAAGACCAGCCCATTGATGATCTGGGTCGCGGAGGCAACCGGGTTGAGGTCGGTGAACCCATTGGCATTTTCTACGGTTACAACTGCCTTGGCGTCGATCCCACCACTGGGAACCTGGTGTATGAAGACATCAGCGGCGACGGGATGCTGACCGCCGATGACCGGACCAAGACAGGGGATCCGAACCCGGATTTCATTATGGGATTCACTAACGTTTTCCGTTATCGATCCCTGGAGCTTTCCGTTTTCCTGCACTGGGTCCAGGGGAGGGAGATCTTTAACGGTACGTTCATCTACCTCGAATCAGGTACGGGAGAAGATAACCAGACCAAACGAATGATCGACCGCTGGAAAAAACCAGGCGATATCACTGATTTTCCACGGGTTGGCGACACCTATCTTTCCTCACGCTTCATCGAAGACGGCAGTTACCTCAGGATCAAGAATGTGACACTCAGTTACACTTTCAACCCCGACCGGATCCGGAAAGTGGGCATGAAGTCAGCCAGAGTATACGCCACCGTTCAGAACCTGTTCACCTTCACCAACTATTTGGGAATGGACCCGGAGGTTGATTATTATGGTGGTTCGAGCAGCATCATACAGGGTACCGACTTCTTTACTTACCCGCAGTGTCGCCAGGTCCTATTCGGATTCAACATCGGTTTTTAA
- a CDS encoding PKD domain-containing protein has translation MKRNLSYITLVLTTFLFLTGCNEWDLDTPAASTIANFEFQLSNNGYAPCEALFTNLSLNAEGYSWDFGNGQTSNETSPTIQYDEPGLYSVTLTCTPVNDVYYNMLKKTLVVNVKDPLAGFTQVFYYTTRGQESIGHMVIMTDDSPVVQDFEVLDMDLTRPYGFAADTAHGKVYVADFSSGVIFQFSADGKNPVKILDKNVAGQEIVGDPEGMFVFENKLYWGRTGGIYRCNLDGTDPEEYINTGGQPPEFPIDMQIDPISRKIYLVNDKADFTGGFFTVNLDGSGLTEVIEDVDGCAIEVDFTTSKVYMALYPSDEPPIEGGIYMCNLDGTALSKIGETGSKATWGVTIDHSRQKLFWGYKVSNSALDGKIVRSNLDGSQPEDWLTGVSPHSMEVAWIKL, from the coding sequence ATGAAAAGAAATCTGTCCTATATTACCCTTGTCCTGACGACATTCCTTTTTCTGACAGGATGCAATGAGTGGGACCTGGATACACCTGCAGCGAGTACCATCGCGAACTTTGAATTTCAGTTGTCCAATAATGGGTACGCCCCCTGTGAAGCTTTATTCACCAATCTTTCACTGAATGCGGAAGGATACTCCTGGGATTTCGGGAACGGGCAAACTTCCAACGAAACCAGTCCAACGATTCAATACGATGAACCAGGATTGTATTCCGTTACGCTTACCTGCACACCTGTAAACGATGTTTATTATAATATGTTAAAGAAAACGCTGGTAGTCAATGTAAAAGATCCGCTTGCGGGCTTCACCCAGGTATTTTATTATACGACCCGGGGCCAGGAAAGCATTGGCCATATGGTGATCATGACCGATGACAGTCCGGTTGTTCAGGATTTTGAGGTACTGGATATGGATCTGACACGACCCTATGGATTTGCCGCCGACACTGCCCACGGCAAAGTCTATGTTGCCGACTTCTCCTCCGGTGTGATCTTTCAGTTCAGCGCCGATGGCAAAAATCCTGTCAAGATCCTGGATAAGAATGTAGCGGGACAGGAGATCGTGGGGGATCCGGAAGGGATGTTCGTATTTGAAAATAAACTCTACTGGGGTCGTACCGGCGGGATCTACCGGTGCAACCTTGACGGGACCGATCCGGAAGAATATATCAATACCGGCGGTCAACCTCCTGAATTTCCAATCGACATGCAAATCGATCCCATCTCACGAAAAATTTACCTGGTGAATGACAAAGCGGATTTTACGGGAGGATTCTTTACGGTAAATTTGGATGGTTCGGGACTCACGGAGGTGATCGAAGACGTGGACGGTTGTGCAATCGAAGTTGATTTTACGACCAGCAAAGTCTATATGGCTTTGTATCCCTCCGACGAACCTCCCATTGAAGGCGGCATTTATATGTGCAACCTTGACGGAACAGCCCTGTCAAAAATAGGTGAAACCGGATCAAAGGCAACCTGGGGTGTGACAATAGACCATTCGCGTCAGAAACTTTTCTGGGGATACAAAGTTTCTAACTCAGCCCTGGATGGTAAAATTGTGCGCTCCAACCTTGACGGCTCGCAGCCGGAAGACTGGCTCACTGGGGTGAGCCCTCATTCGATGGAAGTTGCGTGGATCAAGCTCTAA
- a CDS encoding cyanophycinase, which translates to MAGISLLFQAVSQTQPLGNLVIVGGGLEDGNKSIYDQFIGFAGGAGQGTFAIIPSASGAPVQSYVSFRNILISYGVHPEHIHLINIALMDDDSTATVDESEWKDNGDDPALAGLVGQCSAVWFSGGDQSRTVKTLVRPDGSNSRVLEAVWEVYRSGGVVGGTSAGAAIMSETMIGGGNSLAALTRGVITDYQGNDFPDGGGVLLLKGLGFFPNGIIDQHFGARARFGRLVVALMDETYGHIHGFGIDENTALIYSSSKNLINVAGTGGVTIINRADATISYVQGLPNIENLSVSYLEEGDVYDCTTGMITPADGKKPTRGNEYHNIPNPGQAGILSGYSETFRDLLTINLMDNKGSDSVRNITFYDDRSGFQVTLSKNPESVGFYAEQPYGTERYTVANVRLDIAPVRVSIMPLKN; encoded by the coding sequence ATGGCAGGAATATCACTTTTATTCCAGGCTGTGAGCCAGACACAACCATTGGGTAACCTGGTGATCGTTGGAGGAGGGCTCGAGGATGGCAATAAAAGCATTTATGATCAGTTCATTGGATTTGCCGGTGGTGCCGGGCAAGGAACCTTCGCCATCATTCCTTCCGCCAGCGGGGCACCTGTGCAATCCTATGTCAGTTTTCGGAATATATTGATCTCTTACGGGGTTCATCCGGAACACATCCATCTGATCAACATTGCCCTGATGGATGATGACAGCACCGCAACGGTGGATGAATCGGAATGGAAGGATAACGGGGATGATCCCGCCCTGGCCGGCCTTGTCGGGCAGTGCAGCGCCGTATGGTTTTCCGGCGGGGATCAGTCACGGACCGTAAAAACGCTGGTCAGACCGGACGGAAGCAACAGCAGGGTCCTGGAAGCCGTATGGGAGGTGTACCGTTCGGGGGGAGTTGTGGGCGGAACCAGTGCCGGGGCTGCGATCATGAGCGAAACGATGATTGGAGGAGGCAACAGCCTGGCAGCCTTGACCCGGGGTGTGATCACGGATTACCAGGGGAATGATTTTCCTGACGGAGGCGGTGTCCTCCTGCTGAAAGGGCTCGGTTTTTTTCCAAACGGAATCATCGATCAGCATTTTGGTGCGCGCGCCCGATTCGGGCGGCTTGTCGTGGCCCTGATGGATGAAACTTACGGACACATCCATGGTTTCGGCATTGACGAAAATACGGCGTTGATCTATAGCAGCAGCAAAAATCTGATCAACGTGGCAGGCACCGGAGGTGTTACGATCATCAACCGGGCAGATGCCACCATTTCCTACGTACAGGGCCTTCCGAACATTGAGAACCTGTCGGTCAGCTATCTGGAAGAAGGTGACGTCTATGACTGCACTACCGGGATGATCACCCCTGCCGATGGCAAGAAACCCACCCGTGGCAACGAATACCACAACATACCCAATCCCGGTCAGGCAGGGATCCTGTCAGGTTACTCCGAAACATTCCGTGACTTGCTCACCATCAACCTGATGGATAACAAAGGAAGCGATTCGGTTCGCAACATCACCTTTTACGATGACCGCTCAGGATTCCAGGTTACGCTGAGCAAAAATCCTGAAAGTGTAGGATTTTACGCCGAACAGCCGTACGGTACCGAAAGGTACACCGTAGCCAACGTGCGCTTGGATATCGCTCCGGTCAGGGTCAGTATCATGCCACTGAAAAATTGA